AGGGATTAGCACCAGTGTTATTGCGAATAATTATCAACAGGGTTGTTAGATATTATCATTTACATATATATATACACCCTAGTTTATTTGATGAAGTAAAACAGCGAATAAAAGGTAATAGCGAAGAAGTCCTTAAATGGAACTATCTAATAGGTGAAAGTGTTCGAAAGGCTGAGAACTATTTGTTCGAATGCTTAAAAGAACAAAAATCACCTACATTTGAAGAATTTACCTTAATTTTTGAAGAAAAAAGGCTGCGTGATAAAAATTCGCTATTCGATTTCATGCAGCACTATATTAATATCAACAAACATACCTATTCACCAAAAACAATCAGAAAATATCAAAGTGAGCTTAATAAATTAGCGAAGTTTAAACCAGTTATTCGCTTCTCCGATGTAAATGAATTATTTATACGTTCTTATGACAGATATATGCGAGAAACGCTCGGTAATAAAACTAATACCGTAGCTAAAAGTATGACTTTTTTAAAAAGTGTGTGTCAACTTGCTGTTTACGAAGGAATATTAACAAAAAATCCTTTTGTTGGGTATAAAATTAAACGAGTTCCAGGAGAACGCGAAACACTCAACGAAGAAGAGCTTAAACGCTTAATTTATATTTTTTATTGCCCGGAAGAATTTACTATAACTAAAAACGAACATTACTGCTTGTTTTATTTTCTTTTTTCCTGTTTTACAGGGCTTCGCTTTGGCGACTTAGAAAAATTAACAAAACAGCATATTAAAGACGATTATATTGAACTTATACAGGGTAAAACAAAATATAAAGTAGTTATCCCACTATCAAGACCAGCCAAAGATCTTTTAAATTTAATCGACAATTTAAACGATATTCACCCATCAGTCCCTATATTTAAACTATTTTCCAATGCAGCTACCAATCGTTTATTAAAAAAAATTGCTATATTAGCTAATATAAAAAAGCGATTAACCTTTCATGTAGCACGACATACTTTTGCTACTATTTCTATTAGCTTAAATATACCTTTATATGTTGTAAAAGATATGTTAGGACATCAAGATATCAAAACCACACAAATATATGCTAAAGTAACCGAACTAAAACGAAATAAAGAAATTGAAAAATGGAATAATTTTTTTTGATTAAATTATATTAAAACAATTTTTCCCAGCATTGTAGCTCCTGAGGTGTAAAATCGTTTTTGGTAACCCACTTATTTACCCATGCACTTACCGGCGAATACGAACGTACTTCGCCTTTTTTATCTATATAAACGTTGGTACCGCTACGAAGCTTAAAAACTTTACCAGGATAAATTCCAGTATTAACTCCATCGGCCTGGGCAGGCAGTTTTTTTAATTCCAGCGGTTCGCAACCTTCTTCGGGCTTATAACGTACTTTGCCATCAAATTTGTTCTCTAAAATTAATCCTGGTGATTTTGTGGCTTTTAAGAAAAAGTAAAATCCAATAATCATTAAAATAATGCCTACCAGCCAATAATTTTTATTACCGGTTTTAATGGATAAAATTCCAAAATAACCGGATAAAGGAACAGCAAAAGCAAGTACAATAGCAGATTGCGTTAGTGGATCTAAAAATTTAACTTTTTCTCTCATAAAATATGGTTTAAAACAATTTTTCCCAGCATTGAAGTTCCTGAGGTGTAAAGTCGTTTTTGGTAACCCACTTATTTACCCATGCACTTACCGGCGAATACGAACGTACTTCGCCTTTTTTATCTATATAAACGTTGGTACCGCTACGAAGTTTAAAAACTTTACCAGGATAAATTCCAGTATTAACTCCATCGGCCTGGGCAGGCAGTTTTTTTAATTCCAGCGGTTCGCAACCTTCTTCGGGCTTATAACGTACTTTGCCATCAAATTCGTTCTCTAAAATTAATCCTGGTGATTTTGTGGTTCGAATAGCCAATAAAACAAAAATTATTACCAGCAGAAGGACTAAAAAAGCATAATTTTTATTACCGGTTTTAATGAATAAAATTCCGAAATAACCGGATAAAGGAATAGCAAAAGCAAGTACAATAGCTGTTTGCGTTAGCGGGTCTAAAAATTTAACTTTTTCTCTCATAGAATATAGTTTAAAACAATTTTTCCCAGCATTGAAGTTCCTGAGGTGTAAAATCGTTTTTGGTAACCCACTTATTTACCCATGCACTTACCGGCGAATACGAACGTACATCACCTTTTTTATCTATATAAACGTTGGTACCGCTACGAAGCTTAAAAACTTTACCGGGATAAATTCCAGTATTAACTCCATCGGCTTGGGCAGGCAGTTTTTTCAATTCTTGCGGTTCGCAACCTTCTTCGGGTTTATAACGTACTTTGCCATCAAATTCGTTCTCTAAAATTAACCCGGGTGATTTTGTGGCTCGAATAAACAATAAAACAAAAATTATTACCAACAAAAGAACTAAAAAAGCATAATTTTTATTACCGGTTTTAATGGATAAAATTCCAAAATAACCGGATAAAGGAACAGCAAAAGCAAGTACAATAGCAGATTGCGTTAGCGGGTCTAAAAATTTAACTTTTTCACTCATCGTCTAAACGTTAAAATAAATAGAAATAGTAAAAACAATAACGATAAAAACAAGTATTTATTTAGTTGGTTTGGAACTTTTTTTACTACTATTTTTTCGACCGGGATTTCTTTTTTTATTATGATTTTCTCCGGTTTCACCAAGCTATGAATTTTTAATGTATCGTAATGCCTGATTATTTGTAATTGCAACCGTTCTTTTTCGAGATAAACCGTATCGACCGGTTTCGTTTCGATGGTAGTATCTAACTGTATGGACGGAATACGAATGGTATCTATTATACGAACAGTATCTTTACTGATTAATTCAGGGTGTTTACGAACCAGCCTGTTTAAACGTCTTTGTGGGCTGCACGCAACAAAACCCATAAAAAGCAACAGCAGGCATAATTTAATGCCTTCGTGCTTTACGATGACGCCGTTCGCGTATTTCCAAAATTTTTGCATAGATAGTTAAAACAGCTATAACTATACCGGTTATAAAACCAAACGCTTTTATATATGACTCTATATCATTGATATACTGAACCAAGCTACTGCTAATGCCAGATACGAATCCTATTATCGGATGTTTAGATAAAAATGATAGCATGTTATATACCTTGCATTATAAACCCCTGTTTATTAATGAAAAATGATTTAAAGCTAATGAAATTATCTCCACTAATTGAGTATGGATTAATATCTATTAGTTTATAATCAACGAACTTATCACCACCGCTTGGTATTATTGTTACAGCTACTGTTAAGCTTTGATTTATTATTATAAGATTTCCAACTCCTCGTTGCTTTGGATTAACAGAAGCTAAAGAATTTAAATTAATACTTTCCGTTGTTATATCAGATTTCAGAATGATTAAGCCAATAGGGTCTAATAACTCTCCCGAATAAGTACTATCAACTATTTGCAACGATTCAAAATGCTTGTATAAATAAAACGGATTATAATTTTCTGTATCGTTGGCTTTTAAATAATCGCTTAATTCAAACGATTTTTGCAAAACATCATAATCATCTGCTATGCCTCCCGGTGTTGTTTTGATACATACAAGCATATCGCCCTTTTCGAGCTTAATCGTATCTTTACCTTCTACACCAATTATACCATCGGCTACGACATAAAATTTGTCGCCCTTAGTGGCAGCCGGAATAGCTGTAGTTACTCTTGGGTCTAACGGATTAATATTTTCACTGCTTCCGCCAACTTTTACCCATTGATTGTTGCGTTTAACGTAATAATTGTCGTCGCTACCTTGACATATGTACTCGTTGTAAATAGTACCCGGTTTTGGAATAATAACTTCTGCCATAGTTGTATATTTTAAAAGTTTATACTATGTTATATTTTTGCTGAATGCCATATATTTGAATCCCTTGGCCATGGGCTAAATAATCGGGATTGCCCTCGTGTTTAAAAATAATGGGGGCTATTTTCCACAGGTCTGAAACAGCAATAGTATTAGTGCCTAATACTTGCTTTATTTCTTGTTTCATTGCCTTTCGTGCACTTTCGGGGTTCTCCGATGCTGGAGTTAAGCGGTCAATAAGTTTATCTATGGTATTATAACCTCTCTTAATCTGAGTTCTGGCATTGATTAACCATGCACGTATGCCATGTTCCAATGTGTCAAAACTTTCAAACACAAATTTTTGTCCCGGTTCGGGATATATTTTACCTTGCCATTTTTCGTTTGTATAACGCAAATGACCCGGATTGTTTTTTGCTCCTTTAACGATAGTCATATCTGAGTTGCTTTTTTTAACTTTTCGTAGTATAAGCCAAATTATAGCTATAATAATAGATGTAAACAATGCTATTAATATAAATTTCTTGGTTGTATTCATTTATTATGAATCTGATTTAAATGTAGAGGAATAATTGATGGGTATATTTGCTCTTATTAACCATTTCTTTATGGTAATGGTACCTTTTACGGTATAATTGTTTTTGCCGTAATTCGACAAACTCATGAGCAGATGTTCCATCGAAACTACTTTTTTAGGCGATAATTGAAAACCAACCTTTGCCATAAGGTTGCCATTGGGTAATAATTCTGTTGCAGATTCTTCCTGTTCTAATGAACTAACAAAATAGCCGTCAATATATAAATCGAGTTTCAGATTCGATATTTCGATGTTGCCGAACGGATTCGTAATAAGCAAATAGAGTGTGCCGGATAGCTCTTTTATCGAAACTTTTTTAAATTTAATATCTACAACCGAAAGGCTAAGCTGTGCTAATTTTTGCTTTATATAAACAAAAGCTATAATTAGCACAGCAATAATGATTAATATAATGAAGTACAGCATTTTCATATTTGAACGTCAAATTTTACAAGCATATCGTTAACTTCTTTTCGATCGTTTCCCCTAAGTTCGTCGGCTAACCATTGTATTAGATTACCCGAAAAACTACTGAACATTGATGTTGATTTTCGAACGCCGAATGCTTTTACAAGTGCATACCAATCGCTTTTGGTGCGAAGTTTTGCTATTACTTCTTTAATAGCATCTTCGTTGGTACCTGCCCCATCCATGGCAATAAACAATTTATCGGCCATTGATTTATAATCGGCTTGCGGATATGTAAGAGCATTGGATATAATGGCATTATCGACTTCGGATACCAATTGTTTGTCTTTGCCGGATTGAACAGCTTTTTGTATTTTCCGGTATATAATCCATATAATAATAATAACGATAAGCACTATAATTGCCCACGTTATTAATTTTCCCGGTGTTACGTTATTTATTTTCATAATGGCCTGGAATTATTTTTTTCCTTTTTTGCCTCTAAAGAAAATAAAATAAGCCGCAATAATAAGAATGACAACAACTACGGCAATAATAATCCATGTTTTATTGTTCTTTTTGTCCGGTTGTTCGGCATCTGAACTTTTTTCGATTGGCTGACCTTCTTCTTCGGTTGGTTTACCTAATATGCCACCTACTAATTTACCGGCACCGGCTAATATGTTTTTAATAGCCCCACCTTCTTCAACCGGTCTGCCTTCTCGTATGGCATCGGCTTTTGCTTTTTCTTTTTCAGCTTTGGCAAGTCGAATTGCATTTTTTGCTTCTTTTTTTTTCTTTTTCATTTCTAGTCTTTGTTTACGGCGTTCTTTGGCTGCCTTACCAAGTCCAAGAAAATCGCTGTAATCGGTTTCGTAACTTGCAGCATAAATATCGGTTAATTCGTCCGGAGTATTCATATTTAATAAATTTAAATGGTTTAACAATTTTTTGTTTTGATTTACAGCTAAATCGTAAAGAAATAATTTGTTGAAAATAGCATTCGTTCGTCCGTAATGCCCCATTTTGTCGTACTGAAGAACCTGGGTTAACGAGCCTAAAATTTTTGAAAGCGGATACCCCTGTTTAAGCAATTTTTTCATTGCATATTCGTCGGCCTGTTCTTCATTTTTGGTATTGAGAACCAAATGACCTTCTTCGTGTGCGATTATAAAATCTTTATACACGGGGTCCATGCCTTCGAAATGCTTTTTGCTTATATAAACAATACCATTTCGATGGTCGGCTCGTGCCGGTGTACCTTCGATGTACGGAACTTCTAATATGGCATTTACTTTTGTCATTATTTCTTTTTAGCTGCTTGTTTAACGCAATTTTGCCACTTCATAGTTGGGTGTGCTTTGCGTATTTCTTTTGCTTTTTTCATTATCTGCCTTCCTTTGGCAGCTAATTGAGCTTTAGTTAATTTAGCCATAATTTATTTTTTTTAAAAAAGAGGCTGCCTACGCCTTATTGATTAAGGTTTTGGCAAGCCCCTCACAATTTTTTTATTCGTCGTCTTCACCATCAAAATTGCTCCTTAACAAGCTTTGTGTTGCAGGTAAACCCGGCATCGCTTGTCTAACGGCATGTAAACGTTGCACGTTGCCAATACCTACTTTGGCAAAGGTGGAAGCTGCTTGCGAACGTTTGTTTTTCATGGCTACCGAAGCAGAAAGTACGCCACCGAAGAAGAAGGTAATAGAACATGTACTGCCTGCAATAATAGGAATACTTAATTCAACTTCGCTCGATGCAATAATTCCGGGCGTTGGAACAGTTACTATTTTGTCGCGGTAGGTATTTTCGTTGGTATATGTACCTAAGTCAATAATACGGCTTTGCAGATCTTTAAACGGACTTAATTCTTTATACACCATCTGTTGTTGAACTTGAGTAGCATCGCTTGAGCTAATACGTATTGCATTAAGATTAGTCGGGTTTTTCATAATAAATGACAATAATTCTTTAATGGTCTTTGGACTACCGGTTGCAGATAATGTTTTAGTGTCAACGGTTTTGATAGCTCCGTCAATTAGCCAATTATTGCCGGTAGCACCGGGATACCATGTATAACCGGGGAAAAGAATAACATTTTCGGTTGTGGTAAGGTCATTTTTAATATTGACTAGAAACACGCGACCGGCTGAATGTTCGGTAGCAAATGAAGTGTTTGGACCGCCAAAATCGAGCCATTGATCACCTTCACCGGTGTAATAGCTTTCGCCCTCGAAGCTGGAAAAATTGTCGTTTGCAAAATCTTGCAAATTAGCAGGCATTATGCTTGCTGATACTACGGCTGCAGGTGCAAAAAAGCAAGAACCTATTGCAGCTAAAGCGAATAAAATAACACTAAACTTTTTCATAAATTACTGATTTTTAAGGTTTTTTGATTAAACATTTTTTTTAACTGAAAATTTGATTTTTGGCTTTATTTCGCCCTTTCCGGTAACGTTGCCGGCATTGTCGTATAATACGACTTCTTGTTTCATGATGTACGATACAATTAATGTAACTACAACGGTAAGTACGACAAGAAACAAAAGATTTTTCCAATTGAAAGCTTTACCAACTGTGGTAGCTGCTTCCGATACAATGTTAGTTGGAGTTTGCATAATAATTTCTTTTTAAAGTTTTTTTTATTGTTGAAATACAAATATCTGTAGTTGTTTGCAGTAGCTTATTCTAATAGGTATATTTTTGCCTATAAAGATTAATTTTTACCCATTTTTGCAATAAATTGAAAAAGGCAGCGGTTTAGCTGCCTTTTTCGTTCACTCTATCTGGAGGCGGAAAATAATAAAAAAAACCTATACTATATAATTATATAGCACTCCGCCGATGGGTTCACTTGCACC
This genomic interval from Bacteroidales bacterium contains the following:
- a CDS encoding site-specific integrase, with translation MNFHFSYKVIIRKDRMSPQGLAPVLLRIIINRVVRYYHLHIYIHPSLFDEVKQRIKGNSEEVLKWNYLIGESVRKAENYLFECLKEQKSPTFEEFTLIFEEKRLRDKNSLFDFMQHYININKHTYSPKTIRKYQSELNKLAKFKPVIRFSDVNELFIRSYDRYMRETLGNKTNTVAKSMTFLKSVCQLAVYEGILTKNPFVGYKIKRVPGERETLNEEELKRLIYIFYCPEEFTITKNEHYCLFYFLFSCFTGLRFGDLEKLTKQHIKDDYIELIQGKTKYKVVIPLSRPAKDLLNLIDNLNDIHPSVPIFKLFSNAATNRLLKKIAILANIKKRLTFHVARHTFATISISLNIPLYVVKDMLGHQDIKTTQIYAKVTELKRNKEIEKWNNFF